A window of the Sphaeramia orbicularis unplaced genomic scaffold, fSphaOr1.1, whole genome shotgun sequence genome harbors these coding sequences:
- the LOC115416557 gene encoding alpha-N-acetylgalactosaminide alpha-2,6-sialyltransferase 2-like, with protein sequence MLCFFHSPTKYFGQDVSAKTLKIYHPDFIRYLRNRFLRSNALKTKYKDIYRPSTGAVMLLAALHTCDQVSAYGFMTPDYRNYSDHYYDTTFHPVGFFINHDLRMEMTLWQQLHQAGLLQLYMHK encoded by the exons atgttgtgtttttttcacagTCCAACCAAATACTTTGGACAAGACGTGTCCGCGAAGACACTGAAGATCTACCACCCTGATTTCATCCGTTACCTCAGAAACAG ATTTCTTCGCTCGAATGCTCTGAAAACCAAATATAAGGACATCTACCGTCCGTCCACTGGAGCTGTGATGCTATTGGCTGCTTTGCACACCTGCGACCAG GTGAGCGCGTACGGCTTCATGACCCCCGACTACAGGAACTACTCGGACCACTACTACGACACCACCTTCCACCCGGTGGGCTTCTTCATCAACCACGACCTGCGCATGGAGATGACGCTGTGGCAGCAGCTGCACCAGGCCGGCCTCCTGCAACTCTACATGCACAAATAA